A genome region from Deinococcus seoulensis includes the following:
- a CDS encoding FKBP-type peptidyl-prolyl cis-trans isomerase, whose protein sequence is MTADGMTDGLKVEKYFEGGGAPAQAGKMVRVHYTGTLENGQKFDSSRDRGEPIEFPLGVGYVIQGWDQGIAQLNVGDKAKLTIPANLGYGAAGVPGVIPGGATLIFDVELVDVR, encoded by the coding sequence ATGACTGCTGACGGCATGACGGACGGTTTGAAAGTCGAGAAGTACTTCGAGGGCGGCGGCGCGCCGGCCCAGGCGGGCAAGATGGTGCGCGTGCACTACACCGGCACGCTGGAGAACGGACAGAAGTTCGATTCCAGCCGTGACCGCGGCGAGCCGATCGAGTTCCCGCTGGGCGTGGGCTACGTCATCCAGGGCTGGGATCAGGGCATCGCGCAACTGAACGTGGGCGACAAGGCCAAGCTGACCATTCCGGCCAACCTGGGCTACGGCGCGGCGGGCGTTCCCGGCGTGATTCCCGGCGGCGCGACCCTGATCTTCGACGTGGAGTTGGTGGACGTCCGCTGA
- the lepB gene encoding signal peptidase I, translating to MSPRDPAPTSPVAPPPGAGAWRRWILGGLLPVYLLSTFGGTLARVDGDSMLDTLHSGDVLLLLKYPRWLRAWGLPTPYPRRGDLLIFKAPASSPYAFETLYGLRYRPYNVKRVLAVAGDRVAIRDGQLILNGRPLAESYASEGFVADQPELTVPPGKVWVMGDNRRLGSSLDSRAYGPVDLQGAAGPADLRLWPRPGLIPR from the coding sequence GTGAGCCCACGCGACCCCGCCCCGACCAGCCCAGTGGCCCCGCCGCCCGGCGCGGGTGCGTGGCGCCGCTGGATTCTGGGCGGCCTGCTCCCGGTGTACCTGCTGAGCACCTTCGGCGGCACCCTGGCCCGCGTGGACGGCGACTCCATGCTGGACACCCTGCATTCCGGGGACGTGCTGCTGCTGCTCAAGTACCCACGCTGGCTGCGCGCCTGGGGCCTGCCCACCCCGTACCCGCGCCGGGGCGACCTGCTGATCTTCAAGGCCCCGGCCAGCAGCCCCTACGCCTTCGAAACCCTGTACGGCCTGCGCTACCGGCCATACAACGTCAAGCGCGTGCTGGCCGTCGCCGGGGACCGCGTGGCCATCCGGGACGGGCAACTGATCCTGAACGGCCGCCCGCTGGCGGAATCGTACGCCAGCGAGGGCTTCGTGGCCGACCAGCCGGAACTGACCGTCCCGCCCGGCAAGGTCTGGGTCATGGGCGATAACCGCCGCCTGGGCAGCAGCCTCGACAGCCGCGCGTACGGCCCGGTCGACCTGCAAGGCGCCGCCGGTCCCGCCGACCTGCGCCTGTGGCCCCGCCCCGGCCTGATTCCCCGCTGA
- a CDS encoding DUF2259 domain-containing protein, whose product MRRLPAGPRSSLLVPLTLWAALSGGAHANERLPVTEVRFSASGERVMAFLSGQSDGSGVGTARLDVLNTRTGQTLLGRAGTVTDGGEAQAVRAVLNTPSTPATLRSAGLTGRPASVPRYRRTYPVPYPRWEDAVTAGRTQITPVRLWTVPVPVRLNVYAVNAPCSYPDMLPPGIRPAGFSLRVNGQVVHTDPLTPAGPATHPLNCAAGYTVERVDVQGNRVLVTLRALIPGFEGPDAVPMFVAALLR is encoded by the coding sequence ATGCGACGACTGCCTGCCGGCCCGCGTTCCAGTCTGCTGGTCCCCCTCACGCTGTGGGCCGCCCTGAGCGGCGGCGCGCACGCCAACGAACGCCTGCCCGTCACCGAGGTCCGCTTCAGCGCCAGTGGCGAGCGGGTCATGGCGTTCCTGAGCGGGCAGAGTGATGGCAGCGGCGTCGGCACCGCCCGGCTGGACGTGCTGAACACCCGCACCGGGCAGACGCTGCTGGGCCGCGCCGGCACCGTGACGGACGGCGGCGAGGCGCAGGCCGTGCGCGCCGTGCTGAACACACCCTCCACCCCGGCCACGCTGCGCAGCGCGGGCCTGACCGGTCGCCCGGCCAGCGTGCCCCGCTACCGCCGCACGTACCCGGTCCCGTACCCCCGCTGGGAGGACGCCGTGACCGCCGGGCGCACCCAGATCACGCCCGTGCGTCTCTGGACCGTGCCGGTCCCCGTGCGCCTGAACGTGTACGCCGTGAACGCCCCCTGCTCGTACCCGGACATGCTGCCGCCCGGCATCCGCCCCGCCGGGTTCAGCCTCCGCGTGAACGGACAGGTCGTTCATACCGATCCCCTCACGCCCGCCGGGCCCGCCACGCACCCGCTGAACTGCGCCGCCGGGTACACCGTCGAACGCGTGGACGTGCAGGGCAACCGCGTGCTGGTCACCCTGCGCGCCCTGATCCCGGGCTTCGAGGGACCGGACGCCGTGCCGATGTTCGTCGCTGCGCTCCTCAGGTAG